A window of the Oscillospiraceae bacterium genome harbors these coding sequences:
- a CDS encoding FG-GAP-like repeat-containing protein, producing the protein MKQRKRHSGWQTAALAMVLCFLLSGCSISGLDARSLMRPPKPTGEKANIYTLLEAKAGRSFTLKYPAEGDYRSAIIQYNLCGDSTQEAMAFYQRGDDDTTVNLLFTEKKNGRWTDIGSFSNAGAQVDRVCFGDLNGDGKDEVIVGWGSSTGAAGSISIYYYQKGKMNEMKLDQTYNGMTVMDFDGDGIKELLTVSIPPDGQQQFTAQLFKLKDASLQVMGSAKLDAGISKLADIKSGKVSKNQPGVMLDCIQTDGKTISEILYWNKTKKTLSTPLYNAQAPQQNVTLRDLSLPCTDINSDQILEFPIVMRLPGYVGSASDDVGSETKWTRFDAASGDYTTVCATISNARDGYRITLPDKWSSNSITTKQDASARTLTVSSFDISKGTAGKPLMVAQVFTQSEWSAKKNTKGFEQVLSDGSLIIAVSCPTPGDSLAVPAAQLKKCFQFITSES; encoded by the coding sequence GTGAAACAGCGAAAAAGGCACAGCGGCTGGCAGACGGCAGCGCTGGCAATGGTGCTTTGCTTTTTGCTTTCTGGCTGCTCTATTAGCGGGCTGGACGCGCGCTCTCTAATGCGGCCGCCCAAGCCGACCGGTGAAAAAGCGAATATTTATACATTGCTTGAGGCAAAGGCCGGGCGCAGCTTTACCCTGAAATATCCGGCAGAGGGCGACTACCGCTCTGCCATTATCCAGTACAATCTGTGCGGCGACTCTACACAGGAAGCAATGGCCTTTTATCAGCGCGGGGACGACGACACCACGGTGAACCTGCTGTTTACCGAAAAGAAAAACGGCAGATGGACAGATATCGGCTCGTTTTCCAATGCGGGTGCCCAGGTAGACCGCGTCTGTTTTGGCGACCTCAACGGCGACGGCAAAGATGAAGTCATTGTCGGTTGGGGCAGCAGCACCGGCGCTGCCGGCAGCATCTCTATTTATTATTACCAAAAAGGCAAAATGAATGAAATGAAACTGGACCAGACCTACAATGGTATGACAGTCATGGATTTTGACGGCGACGGCATAAAGGAGCTTTTGACAGTCAGCATTCCACCGGACGGTCAACAGCAGTTTACCGCACAGCTCTTTAAGCTGAAAGATGCCTCCCTGCAGGTGATGGGCAGCGCTAAACTAGACGCGGGCATTTCCAAGCTTGCGGATATTAAAAGCGGAAAAGTCAGCAAAAACCAGCCCGGTGTCATGCTGGACTGTATCCAGACCGACGGCAAAACAATCAGCGAGATTTTGTATTGGAATAAAACGAAAAAAACGCTGAGTACACCGCTGTACAATGCCCAGGCGCCCCAGCAGAATGTGACGCTGCGGGATTTGTCGCTGCCCTGTACGGATATTAACAGCGACCAGATTTTAGAGTTCCCCATTGTTATGCGGCTGCCGGGCTATGTCGGCTCTGCATCAGACGATGTCGGCAGCGAGACCAAGTGGACTCGTTTTGACGCTGCCAGCGGCGACTATACCACGGTTTGTGCGACAATTTCCAATGCACGGGACGGCTACCGAATAACGTTGCCAGACAAATGGAGCAGCAACAGCATTACGACAAAACAGGATGCAAGCGCACGCACGCTTACCGTATCTTCCTTTGATATTTCAAAAGGGACCGCCGGCAAACCCCTCATGGTGGCGCAGGTGTTTACCCAAAGCGAATGGAGCGCAAAGAAAAACACCAAGGGCTTTGAGCAGGTCCTTTCAGACGGCAGCCTGATTATCGCCGTTTCCTGCCCGACACCGGGCGATTCCCTCGCGGTGCCGGCGGCACAGCTAAAAAAGTGTTTTCAATTCATTACTTCAGAAAGCTGA
- a CDS encoding response regulator transcription factor — translation MKRILVAEDEQAIREFIVINLKRAGYDVTEAENGDQALEIYAQQNGDFDVAVLDIMMPGKHDGLAVCKELRHQSGFIGIILLTARTQEMDKVSGLMMGADDYVTKPFSPSELVARVDAVYRRVALAQMRDENNFTEEIRSGEFSLNLRSRTLMKGAKNIELTQVEFQIMEYFFSNPGTALDRSAILRHVWGESYVGEEKIVDVNIRRLRMKVEDEPSNPKHIVTVWGLGYKWEA, via the coding sequence ATGAAAAGAATACTGGTAGCGGAAGATGAGCAGGCAATCCGCGAATTTATTGTCATCAACCTGAAACGTGCCGGCTACGACGTGACTGAGGCAGAAAACGGCGACCAGGCACTGGAAATCTATGCTCAGCAAAACGGCGACTTCGATGTTGCTGTGCTGGATATTATGATGCCCGGCAAACATGACGGCCTTGCAGTCTGCAAAGAGCTGCGCCACCAAAGCGGCTTTATCGGCATTATTTTGCTGACTGCACGCACACAGGAAATGGACAAGGTCAGCGGCCTGATGATGGGTGCCGATGACTATGTGACAAAGCCTTTTTCTCCCAGTGAGCTGGTTGCCCGAGTGGATGCGGTTTACCGCCGAGTTGCCCTGGCACAAATGCGTGACGAAAACAATTTTACGGAAGAAATTCGTTCCGGTGAGTTTTCTCTCAATCTGCGCAGCCGTACGCTGATGAAGGGTGCTAAAAATATCGAACTGACCCAGGTGGAGTTTCAGATTATGGAGTATTTTTTCAGCAATCCCGGTACAGCACTGGATCGCAGCGCAATTTTGCGGCATGTATGGGGCGAGTCTTATGTGGGCGAGGAAAAAATAGTGGATGTTAATATCAGAAGACTGCGCATGAAGGTAGAGGACGAGCCCAGCAATCCAAAGCATATTGTGACGGTTTGGGGCTTGGGATATAAATGGGAAGCCTGA
- the glmS gene encoding glutamine--fructose-6-phosphate transaminase (isomerizing) translates to MCGIIGYAGEHDSVDILLDGLRQLEYRGYDSAGIAVYGKDGVSVVKTQGRLQRLQDKINAGARPFGCCGIGHTRWATHGEPSDANAHPHRCGRVTLVHNGIIENFMDLKAARLAEGVKFQSETDTETVAATLNHYYTGDPIAAIAKTVRDVEGSYALGILFDDQPGTIYAVRQDSPLVVGLSANENFIASDMTVLLQHTKRYFLPEAGEIAVIRKDGVKVVDLDGKPVHKTVLTADWDVGTAEKGGYPHFMLKEIHEEPDAVRRCLSPRIRNGKIELNIPDLPDAELAKVGTIHIVACGTAMHAGLVGRYAIEALARIPVEVSIASEFRYRNPILRKNDLVILISQSGETADTLAALRLAKKRGIRTLAIVNVPGSSIAREADDVLYTWAGPEIAVASTKAYLVQLAVLYLLAVKLGRLQGQLTEAEEEQYCKELLEMPDQIQKAIDLDAQVLTCAKELKDDEHVFFIGRGADYTLCKESSLKLKEVSYMHCEAYAAGELKHGTISLIEDGTPVIGVATQPELYPKTVSNLEEVKSRGAKVILVCCEGDHVSKDLTTSLLRVPKVRGILSPMVTIVPLQLLAYHVAVLRGCDVDKPRNLAKSVTVE, encoded by the coding sequence ATGTGTGGAATTATTGGCTATGCAGGAGAGCACGACTCGGTCGATATTCTTTTGGACGGCCTGCGTCAGCTGGAGTACCGCGGCTATGACTCCGCGGGAATTGCGGTGTACGGCAAAGACGGCGTGTCGGTTGTAAAGACACAGGGACGCCTGCAGCGGCTGCAGGACAAAATCAATGCGGGTGCGCGCCCGTTTGGCTGCTGTGGCATTGGGCACACCCGCTGGGCTACCCATGGCGAGCCCAGCGATGCAAATGCTCACCCGCACCGCTGCGGCCGTGTTACCCTGGTGCACAACGGCATTATTGAGAACTTTATGGATCTCAAGGCTGCCCGTTTGGCAGAGGGCGTCAAGTTCCAAAGTGAGACCGATACCGAAACAGTAGCCGCTACCCTGAACCATTACTACACTGGTGACCCGATTGCGGCCATTGCAAAGACCGTGCGCGATGTAGAGGGTTCATATGCACTGGGGATTCTGTTTGATGACCAGCCTGGTACCATTTATGCTGTGCGTCAGGATAGCCCTCTGGTGGTCGGCCTGAGCGCCAACGAAAACTTTATCGCTTCGGATATGACCGTTTTGCTGCAGCACACCAAGCGCTATTTCCTGCCAGAGGCGGGCGAAATTGCTGTGATTCGCAAAGACGGAGTCAAGGTTGTTGATCTTGACGGCAAGCCGGTGCACAAGACTGTGCTGACTGCCGACTGGGATGTTGGCACTGCCGAAAAGGGCGGCTACCCGCACTTTATGCTCAAGGAAATCCACGAAGAGCCCGACGCTGTGCGCCGCTGCCTGTCGCCCCGTATTCGGAACGGAAAAATTGAATTGAATATTCCCGATCTGCCGGACGCGGAGCTTGCAAAAGTCGGCACGATTCATATCGTCGCCTGCGGCACAGCAATGCACGCGGGCTTGGTGGGCCGCTATGCCATAGAGGCGCTGGCCCGTATTCCGGTAGAGGTTTCTATTGCTTCTGAGTTCCGCTATCGCAACCCGATTCTGCGTAAAAACGATTTGGTTATCCTGATTTCGCAGTCCGGCGAAACGGCAGATACCCTTGCAGCCCTGCGTCTGGCAAAAAAGCGCGGAATCCGTACGCTGGCCATTGTCAATGTGCCGGGTTCCTCCATTGCCCGCGAGGCAGACGACGTGCTGTACACATGGGCCGGACCCGAAATCGCGGTTGCCAGTACAAAGGCCTATTTGGTTCAGCTGGCAGTGCTGTATCTGCTGGCGGTCAAACTGGGCCGCCTGCAGGGGCAGCTGACCGAGGCAGAAGAAGAGCAGTACTGCAAAGAACTGCTGGAAATGCCCGACCAGATTCAAAAGGCGATAGATTTGGACGCGCAGGTGCTTACTTGTGCAAAAGAATTGAAGGATGACGAGCATGTCTTCTTTATCGGCCGCGGTGCTGACTACACGCTGTGCAAAGAAAGCTCTCTGAAGCTGAAAGAGGTTTCTTATATGCACTGCGAAGCCTATGCTGCCGGTGAGCTGAAGCACGGCACCATTTCCTTGATTGAAGACGGAACGCCGGTAATCGGCGTGGCAACCCAGCCAGAGCTGTACCCCAAGACGGTCAGCAATCTAGAGGAAGTCAAGTCCCGCGGCGCCAAGGTGATTTTGGTCTGCTGTGAGGGCGACCACGTCAGCAAAGACTTGACCACCAGTCTGCTGCGGGTGCCAAAGGTGCGCGGCATCCTTTCACCTATGGTCACCATTGTCCCGCTGCAGCTGCTTGCCTATCATGTTGCAGTTCTGCGCGGCTGCGATGTCGACAAACCACGTAACTTAGCAAAATCTGTTACAGTTGAATAA